From the genome of Apodemus sylvaticus chromosome 3, mApoSyl1.1, whole genome shotgun sequence, one region includes:
- the Cnr1 gene encoding cannabinoid receptor 1: MKSILDGLADTTFRTITTDLLYVGSNDIQYEDVKGDMASKLGYFPQKFPLTSFRGSPFQEKMTAGDNSPLVPAGDTTNITEFYNKSLSSLKENEENIQCGENFMDMECFMILNPSQQLAIAVLSLTLGTFTVLENLLVLCVILHSRSLRCRPSYHFIGSLAVADLLGSVIFVYSFVDFHVFHRKDSPNVFLFKLGGVTASFTASVGSLFLTAIDRYISIHRPLAYKRIVTRPKAVVAFCLMWTIAIVIAVLPLLGWNCKKLQSVCSDIFPLIDETYLMFWIGVTSVLLLFIVYAYMYILWKAHSHAVRMIQRGTQKSIIIHTSEDGKVQVTRPDQARMDIRLAKTLVLILVVLIICWGPLLAIMVYDVFGKMNKLIKTVFAFCSMLCLLNSTVNPIIYALRSKDLRHAFRSMFPSCEGTAQPLDNSMGDSDCLHKHANNTASMHRAAESCIKSTVKIAKVTMSVSTDTSAEAL, encoded by the coding sequence ATGAAGTCGATCCTAGATGGCCTTGCAGACACCACCTTCCGTACCATCACCACAGACCTCCTCTACGTGGGCTCAAATGACATTCAGTACGAAGACGTCAAAGGAGACATGGCATCCAAATTAGGGTACTTCCCACAGAAATTCCCTCTAACTTCCTTCAGGGGTAGTCCCTTCCAAGAAAAGATGACTGCAGGAGACAACTCCCCGTTGGTCCCAGCAGGAGACACAACAAACATTACAGAGTTCTATAACAAGTCTCTCTCGTCACTCAAGGAGAAtgaggaaaacatccagtgtggGGAGAACTTTATGGACATGGAGTGCTTTATGATCCTGAATCCCAGCCAGCAGCTGGCCATCGCTGTCCTGTCTCTGACACTGGGCACCTTCACGGTTCTGGAGAACCTGCTGGTGCTGTGCGTCATCCTGCACTCCCGCAGTCTCCGATGCAGGCCTTCCTACCACTTCATTGGCAGCCTGGCAGTGGCCGACCTCCTAGGGAGCGTCATTTTTGTCTACAGCTTTGTTGACTTCCATGTGTTCCACCGCAAAGACAGCCCCAATGTGTTTCTGTTCAAACTGGGCGGGGTGACGGCCTCCTTCACAGCCTCTGTGGGCAGCCTGTTCCTCACAGCCATCGACAGGTACATATCCATTCACAGGCCTCTGGCCTATAAGAGGATCGTCACCAGACCCAAGGCCGTAGTGGCCTTTTGCTTGATGTGGACTATTGCGATAGTAATTGCCGTGTTGCCTCTCCTGGGCTGGAACTGCAAGAAGCTGCAATCTGTTTGCTCGGACATCTTCCCACTTATTGACGAGACCTACTTGATGTTCTGGATTGGAGTTACCAGCGTGCTGCTGCTGTTCATTGTGTACGCGTACATGTATATTCTCTGGAAGGCTCACAGCCACGCGGTCCGCATGATTCAGCGGGGAACCCAGAAGAGCATTATCATCCACACCTCAGAAGACGGCAAGGTGCAGGTGACGCGGCCCGACCAAGCGCGCATGGACATTAGGCTGGCTAAGACTCTGGTTCTGATCCTGGTGGTGTTGATCATCTGCTGGGGTCCTCTGCTCGCCATCATGGTGTACGACGTCTTCGGGAAGATGAACAAGCTTATCAAGACGGTGTTTGCCTTCTGTAGTATGCTCTGCCTGCTGAACTCCACCGTGAACCCCATCATCTACGCTCTGAGGAGCAAGGACCTGAGGCACGCGTTCCGCAGCATGTTCCCTTCGTGTGAAGGCACTGCGCAGCCTCTGGATAACAGCATGGGGGACTCAGACTGCCTGCACAAGCACGCCAATAACACagccagcatgcacagggccgcAGAGAGCTGCATCAAGAGCACTGTTAAGATCGCCAAGGTGACCATGTCTGTGTCCACAGACACGTCTGCCGAGGCTCTGTGA